A window of the Lactuca sativa cultivar Salinas chromosome 5, Lsat_Salinas_v11, whole genome shotgun sequence genome harbors these coding sequences:
- the LOC111886610 gene encoding uncharacterized protein LOC111886610: MPLYDCMLLLKPAVKKESLIELVSRVGKHVYRRNGVITDLKSLGTVQLGYGIKKLDGRYYQGQLMQMTMMTPPSFNSELHYLNKEDRLLRWLLVKHRDIKFGGEFFNEDDGRSDLKMMRSSIYDVGSEEEDDDDDDDVEEYDAAFQQQNNDV; encoded by the exons ATGCCactatatgattgtatgctatTGCTGAAGCCTGCTGTTAAAAAGGAATCACTTATAGAATTGGTTTCTCGAGTTGGGAAACATGTATACAGAAGAAATGGCGTTATCACTGATCTAAAGTCACTTGGAACTGTTCAGTTGGGTTATGGTATCAAGAAGCTTGATGGCAGATACTATCAG GGCCAATTGATGCAAATGACAATGATGACCCCACCAAGCTTTAACAGTGAGCTTCATTATTTAAACAAAGAAGACCGTTTGTTACGTTGGCTTTTGGTCAAACATCGTGACATTAAATTTGGTGGTGAATTTTTCAATGAAGATGATGGTAGAAGTGATTTGAAAATGATGAGAAGCAGTATTTATGATGTTGgtagtgaagaagaagatgatgatgatgatgatgatgtggaaGAATATGATGCAGCTTTCCAACAACAGAACAATGATGTTTGA
- the LOC111886602 gene encoding adenylate kinase 5, chloroplastic has protein sequence MLNYPATSSFNCQNTRFTPPPGYTLYPSSLTLSSSSSSSSSSSLHSSSQYHQNLPKVIAYKHTHFNISPRTKVLKVRCSQNEPLKVMISGAPASGKGTQCEMIVQKFGLVHISTGDLLRSEVAAGSEIGNQAKEYMNSGRLVPDELVTNMVIGRLSRDDTKQKGWLLDGFPRSFPQAESLEKMKIRPDVFIVLDVPDEILIDRCVGRRMDPETGKIYHIKNFPPETEEIKARLITRPDDTEEKVKSRLQIYKKNVEAIVSTYSDLLKKIDGNRSKDVIFGEISSLLLQVEKEKETEKSGNISKLDSQFNKSASTKENWRGIPTNLNNIPHSREIRDYFYNDVLQATQRAIKDGKTRVKVEINIPELNPNTDVYRIGTLMELVRVLALSFSDDGKRVKVSVQGSMGEGALAGMPLQLAGTRKILEYMDWGNDGAMGTFINIGAIGGRDVDEADDIFILVAPQNAMGNCIIDDLRAMTDAAGSRPVILINPRLKDLPASSGIMQTMGREKRLEYAASFEICYQFRLLYYSGTQYPIMGALRMAYPYRYELFKRINEANGKEKYVILSTFPSRPTGDEVNDAFEGKTRDQVKKASGFWGFLNSILST, from the exons ATGCTGAACTACCCTGCAACTTCTTCTTTCAATTGCCAAAATACCCGATTCACACCACCTCCCGGTTATACTCTTTACCCCTCATCTCTCAcactatcatcatcatcatcgtcatcgtcATCTTCATCGTTGCACTCTTCTTCACAATACCACCAAAACCTTCCTAAAGTCATTGCTTACAAGCATACCCATTTCAATATTTCGCCAAGAACAAAG GTACTGAAGGTGAGGTGCTCACAAAATGAGCCCTTGAAGGTTATGATATCAGGGGCACCTGCATCAGGCAAAGGGACTCAGTGTGAAATGATTGTTCAAAAG tTTGGATTGGTTCACATATCAACTGGAGATCTACTTAGAAGTGAAGTAGCAGCAGGTTCTGAGATTGGAAATCAAGCAAAAGAGTACATGAATTCAGGACGCCTTGTTCCAGATGAACTTGTCACAAAT ATGGTGATTGGGCGACTTTCAAGAGATGATACAAAACAAAAAGGATGGCTTTTAGATGGTTTTCCACGCAGTTTTCCCCAAGCAGAATCTCTGGAGAAGATGAAGATCAGACCAGATGTGTTCATTGTTCTAGAT GTCCCTGATGAAATTCTAATTGATAGATGTGTTGGTAGAAGAATGGACCCTGAAACAGGGAAGATTTACCATATAAAGAATTTCCCTCCAGAAACTGAGGAAATTAAAGCAAGACTTATAACTCGACCTGATGACACTGAAGAAAAAGTGAAATCACGTTTGCAGATTTATAAAAAGAATGTGGAAGCGATTGTATCCACGTATTCAGACCTTCTGAAGAAG ATTGATGGAAACCGTTCTAAAGATGTAATTTTTGGAGAAATAAGTTCTTTGCTTTTGCAAgttgagaaagagaaagagacagAAAAATCAG GAAATATAAGTAAACTTGATAGCCAGTTCAATAAGTCGGCTTCAACCAAG GAAAATTGGAGAGGGATTCCTACAAACTTAAATAACATCCCTCATTCTAGAGAAATTAGGGATTACTTTTATAATGATGTGCTTCAAGCTACCCAAAGAGCTATCAAGGATGGAAAAACTCGAGTGAAG GTGGAGATCAATATTCCAGAGCTTAACCCCAACACA GATGTATATCGGATAGGTACTTTGATGGAACTTGTTAGAGTTCTTGCTCTATCATTTTCAGATGATGGAAAGCGTGTTAAG GTTTCTGTTCAAGGATCCATGGGAGAAGGAGCACTTGCAGGAATGCCATTACAGCTGGCAGGAACAAGAAAGATTTTGGAGTACATGGATTGGGGTAATGATGGAGCCATGGGGACCTTCATAAACATTGGTGCTATAG GTGGAAGAGATGTTGATGAAGCAGATGACATCTTCATTCTAGTGGCTCCTCAAAATGCTATGGGAAATTGCATTATCGAT GATCTTAGAGCAATGACTGATGCTGCTGGTAGTCGTCCAGTCATTCTTATCAACCCTAGACTCAAG GATTTACCAGCATCAAGTGGTATTATGCAA acGATGGGTAGAGAAAAAAGACTGGAGTATGCTGCATCTTTTGAAATATGCTACCAGTTTCGGCTTCTCTATTATTCAGGAACACAATATCCAATTATGGGTGCTTTAAG GATGGCTTATCCATATCGATATGAGCTGTTTAAAAGGATAAATGAAGCAAATGGAAAAGAGAAATATGTCATCTTGTCAACATTTCCTAGTAGGCCAACTGGTGATGAAGTTAATGATGCATTTGAAGGAAAAACAAG AGATCAAGTTAAGAAAGCTTCAGGATTCTG GGGTTTCTTGAATAGCATACTTTCAACATAG